The Undibacterium cyanobacteriorum genomic sequence CTTGCGTGAAGACCGACCAGGCAACGCCTATAAGCCTGAGGCCACGCCGCTTGACGGTGAAATCGAGTTCCGAAAATCCGTCAACAGCGCCTTCATCGGCACACAGCTACATGAATACTTACAGCGGCATGAAATACATCAGATCGTGATTGTTGGCATCAGCACCGATCATTGCGTTTCAACCACGACCCGAATGGGCGCGAACCTAGGCTATCAGGTACATTTGGTAGCGGATGCATGTTTTAGTTTTGAACGGGTGGGATGGAATGGTCAGATCATCGATGCCGAACAAGTGCACCAAATCAACCTCGCATCTTTAAATCGAGAGTTTTGTACTCTGCACTCCACCAGCAATGTGATCGAAAATCTGAAACAAGTGAGAGGGTAAATAAGCGAATAAGTAATAACAAAAGCAAAAAATAACGGCCTAGCGCATGTTAGCGCTAAGCCGTTCTCTACTATCAAGCAAGGTCAAGCAAATACGAATTTGCTTGACCGACGGCGCAGGTCTGCGCCAATCAAATTGCCTTAGTTTTGCGGACGAATAATGCGATCTTTGCAGGTGAAGCTGCTGGTCGAAACTTTATCCACATTTCCCGCACCACAAGTTGAAATCGCTTGTTGCGACATGATCGCGATTTGCTTAGAGCTATCACCACCGCCCTCGCTGACGGCGATACATGCGCTGAGACTTGCGACTACGGCCAAGATGCTAGAAATCGATACTGTTTTTTTCAACATGAAATTCTCCCGATTCAAATAAGTCCTGCGTCCTGCACAAGGACCTATCGCTCAACGATAAGTCCGCATGCTACTGAAAAAAAATTGCTTGAATACTGCATTCTCCAAGCACCGCTACTTAATGCTTCGATACTGAACCTGGTTGACATCAACGTCAAGATAAAATTCACTTAACAGCGCAGATCGAGACGGCACGAATTTCATCGCTCATTTGAGATTCAATTTAGTCCGAATCTCGAAAGGAATCGCATCTTTATGGACCATAAAATAAATCGTCTTCATACGCACATAATTGCGGCTCATGTGGAGATAGCCGGCGTACGGCCCCACCCCTGCGCCGTAACTATTCTTGGTCAAGTAGAAGGTTTTACCATTCTCATCTTTTGACAAGCCAACGATGTGCATACTGTGGTCATCGGTGCTACGCCAATCATCGAATGCGTCTTGGCGCGCGGCTTGAGTGACTTCCTTGCCCTCATCATCAAGCAAGGCAATCCCTTCCTTGGTGTTAAACCCCTTCTCACTCGTATCACCACCCCATGAGATCGTATAACCTTTACTCAGCGCATTCGTCATGATTTTTTCCATGTCATCGAGCGGCACATTGAGGTAACGCGCGTTGTGTGACCAATTGTCTGGAATTTCTAAGCGTACTGGCTGGTAGAAGGGATGGTGTGAAAAACTCGTCACTTCGACGTAATCATCCGGATTCAGTTTAAGGACTTGATCACGGAAACTTTGCGGCGTGTAAGTCTTACCCTCGAATACAAAACTTTGTGGTGGTTTGCCAATATAGGCATCCAAGATGCCCTCGAACGCAGGCTTCCACGACTTGGTCGGACGTCCACCCTTCACCACAGCCTCCAAAAAGGCCGTCGTCACACGGGCGAGTTCGGCGTGATCGAGTTTGCTTTCGCCTTCTTTCAATCCTGTGAATGCAGCGCGAGGCACTGCACCATAGTGGCGTAACATGTCCATCGCATCGTGATTATTACCGCCCTCCCAGAAGTTAGCTTTTCCTTGGGCACGGACAAATGCATCTGCTTTCAGAGGATAGGCATGGCGCACAGCGAATACTTCCGACAGCTCAATTAACTTACCACTTTGACGTGCGACTTCACTCTCCATGAAAGAAGCGGTAGCAAAGTTCCAGCAGGTATTGGTGCGTGCCTGATCCTTGACCGCAGTACGAGCAGCTTCTGCTTCGACCGCGAAAATACGCTTCAGTGCTGCAGATTGTGGCGCACTCGATGAGGGTGCGTTTGATTGCTGCGCAAATGCGGAGCTGATAAGGAGTGTGGTTGAGGCCAGAGCCAAAGATAGCAGTCGCATGTCTTCTCCATGTGGTGGTAAGCAGATTAATTAAAGCTGAGAACGAAATGTCCCAGCTTTAAGTTTGCTGCACATCATAAACACAGAGTGCGCACTTGAATAGAGTCAAAATCAGAAAACTGTCTAAACTAATTCGATGTTTTAACAGAGTTTGCGATCAAACAAAAACTGACTTACTCACCAAACCAAGTCAACCCCAACAAGCGTTTGGGATCCAACATCGTCTGCAATTCACCCGCCAATTGACGTGAGGAAGACGCCGTATAACGCTGATAAAAATCGAGGTTGTACGGGCCGACGCCATGTTCTGCGCTAAAGCTACCCTGATAGGTGTTCACCACCAAGTCATAGATTTCCGTACGAATTTGTTGCACGACTTGCGCGTCGTAGCTAGGAATTGCATTAGTAGATTCAGCTTGCTCTGCACTCGGCCACACCATATTGAAGTGACACCCACCATCAGCCCAATGGCCAAAGTCCATCACTTTAATCCACGGATATTTTTCTGCCATCAAGGCTAAGCCTTCATCGCGG encodes the following:
- a CDS encoding C1 family peptidase — protein: MRLLSLALASTTLLISSAFAQQSNAPSSSAPQSAALKRIFAVEAEAARTAVKDQARTNTCWNFATASFMESEVARQSGKLIELSEVFAVRHAYPLKADAFVRAQGKANFWEGGNNHDAMDMLRHYGAVPRAAFTGLKEGESKLDHAELARVTTAFLEAVVKGGRPTKSWKPAFEGILDAYIGKPPQSFVFEGKTYTPQSFRDQVLKLNPDDYVEVTSFSHHPFYQPVRLEIPDNWSHNARYLNVPLDDMEKIMTNALSKGYTISWGGDTSEKGFNTKEGIALLDDEGKEVTQAARQDAFDDWRSTDDHSMHIVGLSKDENGKTFYLTKNSYGAGVGPYAGYLHMSRNYVRMKTIYFMVHKDAIPFEIRTKLNLK
- a CDS encoding cysteine hydrolase family protein, with product MTNINLHQTRTALLLIDVQMAFDDPYWGARNNPAAEGNIALLLKAWRQANLPVIHVRHCSVEEQSPLREDRPGNAYKPEATPLDGEIEFRKSVNSAFIGTQLHEYLQRHEIHQIVIVGISTDHCVSTTTRMGANLGYQVHLVADACFSFERVGWNGQIIDAEQVHQINLASLNREFCTLHSTSNVIENLKQVRG